A single genomic interval of Penaeus vannamei isolate JL-2024 chromosome 21, ASM4276789v1, whole genome shotgun sequence harbors:
- the LOC138865485 gene encoding neprilysin-2-like translates to MLWRVTAASVGYLTDDARDIQLQYSKKIVGKGTREPRWKECMGSVSGSLSHAVGSMYARAFFKEDAKAAADEMVRYIRAEFDEILRSIDWMDEATRERAMAKAKAITPHIAYPPELLEDDKLTDLYDGLEISNGDLLENMRNLTIFGTNYSFKKLREKIDKKDWKNHGAAAVVNAFYSPLENSIQFPAGILQGVFFEAERPKYMNFGAIGYVIGHEITHGFDDSGRQFDEKGDLRDWWEKETKDKFLEKAKCIIYQYGNYTAKEVNMNLNGINTQGENIADNGGIKEAYYAYLQWAKDNGEERPLPGLPFSTRQLFWLSAANVWCGKYRPESLKLRILTGAHSPAEFRVNGPFSNLPEFAKDWSCPADSKMNPAKRCAVW, encoded by the exons ATGCTGTGGCGCGTGACGGCTGCCTCCGTGGGCTACCTGACCGACGACGCCCGAGACATCCAGCTGCAGTACTCCAAGAAGATCGTGGGCAAAGGGACCCGGGAGCCGCGCTGGAAGGAGTGCATGGGCTCCGTGTCGGGCAG CCTGAGCCACGCCGTGGGCTCCATGTACGCCCGCGCCTTCTTCAAGGAGGACGCCAAGGCCGCCGCCGACGAGATGGTTCGCTACATCCGCGCCGAGTTCGACGAGATCCTGCGCTCCATCGACTGGATGGACGAGGCCACGCGCGAGAGGGCCATGGCCAAGGCCAAGGCCATCACGCCCCACATCGCCTACCCGCCCGAGCTCCTCGAGGACGACAAGCTCACTGATCTTTACGACGGG ctgGAGATCTCCAACGGCGACCTCCTGGAGAACATGCGGAACCTGACCATCTTCGGCACCAACTACTCCTTCAAGAAGCTGCGCGAGAAGATCGACAAGAAGGACTGGAAGAACCACGGCGCCGCCGCCGTCGTCAACGCCTTCTACAGCCCCCTCGAGAACTCCATAC AGTTCCCCGCCGGCATCCTGCAGGGCGTCTTCTTCGAGGCGGAGCGACCCAAGTACATGAACTTCGGCGCCATCGGCTACGTCATCGGCCACGAGATCACTCACGGCTTCGATGACTCC GGCCGCCAATTCGACGAGAAAGGCGACCTCCGCGACTGGTGGGAGAAGGAAACCAAGGACAAGTTCCTGGAGAAGGCCAAGTGCATCATCTACCAGTACGGAAACTACACGGCCAAGGAAGTCAACATGAAT cTGAACGGCATCAACACGCAGGGCGAGAACATCGCCGACAACGGCGGCATCAAGGAGGCCTACTACGCGTACCTGCAGTGGGCGAAGGACAACGGCGAGGAGCGGCCCCTGCCCGGCCTGCCCTTCAGCACGCGCCAGCTGTTCTGGCTGTCGGCCGCCAACGTGTGGTGCGGGAAGTACCGCCCCGAGAGCCTCAAGCTCCGCATCCTGACGGGCGCCCACTCGCCGGCGGAGTTCCGCGTGAACGGGCCCTTCAGCAACCTGCCGGAGTTCGCCAAGGACTGGAGCTGCCCGGCCGACTCCAAGATGAACCCGGCCAAGCGCTGCGCCGTCTGGTAA
- the LOC138865550 gene encoding uncharacterized protein produces the protein MTQPAIEISASESKESRRIRDHLLRQQRLEQSGFTPGKSTIDRILALRVIVYRRREFGRGLLAAYIDLKKFDMEHRESLWEILRLRGIPTRIIGLIASVTDLDFADYVTIESLESLVVALDAFSNEMKPLGLEVSWTKTKIQDFGDLLGEPGRVVCACGEDTEVTESFTYLGSVLVPDHGILLSLFETALGGGGLWDDPGSRGLDISIKPEELDMGLAVCHEGSSQVQAEWMRLCAPVGDFALGIQALRILLHGYGLLGFCFGGYGLLGFCFRDTGF, from the exons ATGACGCAGCCTGCGATCGAGATCTCGGCCTCGGAGTCAAAAGAGAGTCG ACGTATCagggaccacctactgaggcagcAGAGGCTGGAgcagtctggattcactcctggcaaatccacaatagaccgtatccttgcgcttcgagtcattgtataTCGCCGTCGCGAGTTCggtcgtgggctgcttgcagcctacatcgacctcaagaagttCGATATGgagcatcgggaatcactctgggagatcttgagattgagaggaattccaacaaggattattggactaatagcgtct gttacagaccttgactttgctgattatGTTACTattgagtctttggaatccttagtggtggctctcgatgcatttagtaatgaaatgaagcccttgggtctagaggtctcctggaccaagaccaagatccaggactttggggacttgctaggagaaccagGTCGggtggtatgtgcttgcggcgaggacactgaagtcacagagagctttacataccttggtagt gtccttgtgccagatcatgggatact gttgtctctgttcgagacagccctgggtggaggaggcctgtgggacgacccaggaagtcgtggcttggacaTATCGATCAAACCTGAAGAGCTTGATATGGGCCTGGCggtttgccatgagggatcctcgcaggtacaagcagaGTGGATGCGGctgtgcgcccccgtcggc gattttgctttagGTATACAGGCTCTTAGGATTTTGCTTCATggatacgggcttttaggattttgcttcgGGGGATACGGGCTCTTAGGATTTTGCTTTAGggatacgggcttttag